DNA sequence from the Thunnus maccoyii chromosome 7, fThuMac1.1, whole genome shotgun sequence genome:
GGTTATCTCACTGCACAGCTGCAATGTGCTCAGGCACAGAAACAGGCAGGGCCTCAATCTTAAAATGACCCTCATTGATGTTAAGTCTTGCAGCGATTTTGGCAGGCACAATGGAGTTGAACTTGGCTCTTGATAGCAGGGCAGTCTGGAGGATAGCGGTGTTTATTCCCATCACAGCAAATGTGTTCATAGCAATGCTAGAAGAGGATGAcatgcacattttattttatgatacaatatattttatgatgATCCTTAATTTAAGTGTCAGACATTGTATGTACCTTGGTTTGATCTCAGTCTCAAGCTGCATGTCGGTCTTCAGAAGGTGAGTGAGGTGGAAGTTTTCTGGCAGAGGTGGTGTCGTGGTGGCCTTGacttagaaaacaaaaatatacccATGTGTCACTTTGTATCATGATACTTTAAACACTATGGGTACCACTGTTAGATTAAATTTTTTGCCATGCCCCACCAAtgcttctgtctgtttttattaaagccaaacaacactttttttctttggcaaAGCAATGTGAAAAATCAACACTTGCTTTTATGAGTTTGCATTTATTTGGTTAAGATGATAATATTAGgctttaaaatattaaagtattttCAGTCAAGACTTATCAAGGCTGTATGTGGTATGTTTATGTGGCTGTTTCCAGGTACTTTTAAGAGTGAGTCACCATATTTTTTGATTAGCATAAAGTTAACTAGATAGAAGTGGGATAGGTGGATCTTTGGAGCTTCTACTCACCTtgaacagctgcagcagccacagcagcagtgtAAAGACTGAGCTCCATTGGAAGACCAGCAGCAGTAGGCAGGATGCGCCTCACTTCAGTAGCCAGCAGAGGCTTAGCAATGTGGAAGGAAGCACCAGACAGCAGAGCCTTGAAAGTGTCCCTACCAAAAGCCTGAGCGGATGGTCCAGTGGCGAGCTGTAAGGGAAAAATGTATCTTTACTATTGTGTCTTGCAAAATCCTGACAAGCAATTTGTTGTGATATTCGTCTTGAGATTGAGATATTGTCTTTTGAATCATACCGCAATGGCCTGGTCAATGATGGCTTTGTCAATGTTGGCAAAGGCAATTTCTTGCCCAAAGAACTTGACATAGATGGAGGCCAGAGGTGTGCTTTTGGGCAGAGACCTCAACTCAGACAGCTGTGGAAAGAGAAAACAATCCAACTTATCAATAGCCTGCTGTGTATAGTCAGATGCCATTGTATGATATTCTATCCATTAATTGTGACTAGGTAATGTTTATTGCTTACAGCCTTAATGACACGCTTCATCTTGGTGATCCTGTCAGCATTGTCAATAAGTGCAGGGTTTTTCAGAAGCGCCTCCTGGAGTCCCTCAGTTCTGATTCCaacctaggaaaaaaaaaacaatattaaaactgaaacttCCCAAACTGGTAACTGAATATCTTAGAGGCcatgttttctatttctttacCTCCAGAatatcagcagcagctccagcaaGGTAGGCACTGGTCTTAGCCACAATAGATTTGGGCAAAATGGTGGCAGCATCATTGATGTAGAAAGTGCTGGCAGCAGCACCAAGCATCAAGGGACCtgacagagtttgatgagaTGCAGTTAGTTGATGCTACGGGTAAAATGAAACTTTAGGCAGCTTAAACCAGATGTGACATTGTCCTTACTGTTATACATATCCATGTGGATGGCTTTGCTGAAACGTAAGCTCAGTCTGTCCAGTCTTGGGCTCAAGATTTTGATGGCGACGTTGCAAGCTGCAGCACTGTAATAAAAACCATAAAAGAGCTGAGTACACAGGCATGAGTTCGTATAGATAGACTTAATGATGAATGGGGATCAGACAGGGCTCTTACACTGAAGCATGGATAGCAGCAGTGCTCCTGGTCAGGGACTTCATGTGAGAATAAGTGAAGCTTGCAACCTGCAGATTCTCCTCTGTCTTCACAATGTTGGCAAGAGTTGTCACCAAACCCATTGGAGGTCTTGTCTCAAACAGTAGGATGCATGAAAGCATACGAAGCTCTGGGTGAAGAGCCTTGTCCATGTAGAGCTGAAGAGCCAATTCCTGGATCTAATTTAGGTGGGAAAGCACACTCAGTATGGATTTCTTTGTGAAAACTAGAATAGTCTGAAATACTCATCAGTAATGTGAACTTACCATTCTGGGCTCTTTCTTTGCGATGTTCCTCAAGGCCATGATTGCATCAGCATGAACTCTCATGGGAAGAGATGCAGCTGCAGTGCCATGTATGGGCAGGATCTTTGTGATTGGCTTAAGGCTAGTAGGATGGCCAGCATTACCCAAAACCTTCAAAAGCAGGATGATTTCCTGGGTGTCATCCTTAGCAACAGCCTCTGCAAGAAGGTCCTGGATGGGCTGTTGGGGAAATTGAAACAATATAATCTCCATATTCTCATCTAGAAATGTGCAAAAGAACTTGAAATAATATGAAAAGAACAAGAGTATTTCACCTTGATGAGTCCAGCAGGGCAGACAGCCTTCTCAACACAGTATTTGGAAATCATGGTACCATATCCAAGGAGGACGATCTCACGCAGAACTGGATTCTCCACTATTTTGTTGTTGACTGCCAGGGCCtagaaaaatcagaaatgtttcatatttccaCTCTTGTTACTGTCAAAGTAACCTTCTTTGGGGTTTACTCACCTCAATCTGCTTGATGGTCTCAGTGTTTGCTGTCACCATGTGAATAGATGCAATCAAAGCCTGAGCTGTTTCAGCAACAGTCAGTTGCTCAGCCAGGAATTTCTCCTTGATGAATCTCAGAGCAGCAGGAGTTCCAATGACAGGAATGGCATCCAAGATCCActgtcttaaaaacaaaaaatgagtaAGTGATCCTGTATACATGTTATTTTTACATCTTCTTTCAAATGTTCAAACACTAAAAGTCACCTGTAGGCAGGTTTGTTCCTGTATTGGCTCCAGAGCATCTCCAGGTCTTCAAAGCGGGCTGCACGAAGAATTTGAATAAGCTCCAAAAACTTCAGAGGGGCATCCTCATGGACTTTCTCCACATTGTGGGTGATTAGATGATTCAGAATCTCCGCAATCTACACAGGAATGACAGGAAATCATAAAATATGGTAGAGATTCACAGATGTTTATATGGGACTTCACTGATCTCTTAAACCAGTCTGAAAGGATACCTGGGCCTGTGCATTGGTGATCTTAATGAGCTGAATGGGTGTCTGAAGCAGTTCGGTGGAAAACTCATACTTGAGAGATCCACGGTGAAGATACTCTGCTTGGATGGGTACAATAGGGGCCCTCTGAACCTCAAGGAAGACCAGGGATTGCCTTGAAAGTCATGGGAAAAATGATTAATCTGCAGCTTCATTAAATCCAAACACTGCCATTTTTACATTCTCAGTATCTATTGACATACTTGGTCTGCATCTGAGCAGCTCCGTTCATCTCAGTGAAAGGTGAGAACTGAATCAGCTCATTGACGGCTGCCTCCAAGATCAGGATGCCATTAGCAACTGGCTTCAAGATGTAGTTGTATCCTGTAGCTCCTCTGAGGTTCTTTGAATCCTGTTAAGACAAATGACATAGTTGCTTCGTCATGCAACGTTTTCCACTTTAATAGATATGTACATGACAAAAAATGGATTTGAATTTACCTGCTGGCATTTTGGACATGACTGAGTGTATGCCAACCCCATGTCCTTCATGACCTTCTCCTGACAGTGGTTCAGATCCCTGGTCTTTGTCATAAGGATGCGTTCAGCCTTGTCGTCTTCGGTGATGGCATAGAGGGTCTTGCACACACCCTGAGCTCCAGCCTAATGAGCAAAGCATATTGTTATTGGGGAGATTCAACTTTCTGTATTGGATTTATAATCAAATCTGTAGGATCTCTGACTAACCTCCTGCAACTCGTAGACATTCTGTGTTTTCTTGATGTTTAGCTGAAGGACATTCAGGATACCTCTGTAGATGTTCAGCACCATTACTGGGATTCCCTCAGGGGCAAACATTTTTCCGACAACACCATTGGTATACTCAAACTTGATGGGAGTCATGAGCTGAGGTGCTAGGGCTGCAGTCAGCTTGGTTGCTGGGATTACAGGATCCTTCGGCCAAATGCCACTGTACTCATAGAGTTCAGGTTCCGCAAGCTAGAGTGTAATAATAAGAATATTAATCGCATTACAGTTTgcaattaaaaagtaaaaacagtgtTGCTTGCACATAATTTTGATCTTTACCTTCAACATGAATATGTTCTGGGCTGTGTTACTGATGAGAACTTTGCTGCTGATTTTGAGGCCGGCTCTTGCCAAGCCTTCCTCTGGCAGACCGCCCAGGAGCAGTGCTTCATACTTGTACACGTATGTCTTACCAGCAGCAAAATCAGGAGCTGTAAGAACAATTTCACTCAGTGAGAAATATTCACCCATGTCCCAAAAGCTATTTGAGTAATTTATGAATAGTATGAActataatttaagaaaacaaatgtgtttctctAGGACAATTAACCTTTGTTTAACTTTAGCTGTGGTAAATGTTTCATTATTGTGTGTCCAATTACTTATGGATTTCCATCTGTTGTTTAGAAAAATGGAAACTGTCCTTTAGGATTATAATACTTACCAAAATTTTGTGGATGACCagctaaaatgaaatgaaaaaagaaattaataatcCTGCAAGTAAATGGCCAAACTGTTAAATACCCTAAAAATACcctaaaaagaaataaatagatacgagcaaaaatgtgaaatgttttttgtttttgtttttttggagatGAACTTATA
Encoded proteins:
- the LOC121900073 gene encoding LOW QUALITY PROTEIN: vitellogenin-1-like (The sequence of the model RefSeq protein was modified relative to this genomic sequence to represent the inferred CDS: substituted 4 bases at 4 genomic stop codons); this encodes MGEYFSLSEIVLTAPDFAAGKTYVYKYEALLLGGLPEEGLARAGLKISSKVLISNTAQNIFMLKLAEPELYEYSGIWPKDPVIPATKLTAALAPQLMTPIKFEYTNGVVGKMFAPEGIPVMVLNIYRGILNVLQLNIKKTQNVYELQEAGAQGVCKTLYAITEDDKAERILMTKTRDLNHCQEKVMKDMGLAYTQSCPKCQQDSKNLRGATGYNYILKPVANGILILEAAVNELIQFSPFTEMNGAAQMQTKQSLVFLEVQRAPIVPIQAEYLHRGSLKYEFSTELLQTPIQLIKITNAQAQVSFQTGLRDQXSPIXTSVNLYHILXFPVIPVXIAEILNHLITHNVEKVHEDAPLKFLELIQILRAARFEDLEMLWSQYRNKPAYRQWILDAIPVIGTPAALRFIKEKFLAEQLTVAETAQALIASIHMVTANTETIKQIEALAVNNKIVENPVLREIVLLGYGTMISKYCVEKAVCPAGLIKPIQDLLAEAVAKDDTQEIILLLKVLGNAGHPTSLKPITKILPIHGTAAASLPMRVHADAIMALRNIAKKEPRMIQELALQLYMDKALHPELRMLSCILLFETRPPMGLVTTLANIVKTEENLQVASFTYSHMKSLTRSTAAIHASVAAACNVAIKILSPRLDRLSLRFSKAIHMDMYNSPLMLGAAASTFYINDAATILPKSIVAKTSAYLAGAAADILEVGIRTEGLQEALLKNPALIDNADRITKMKRVIKALSELRSLPKSTPLASIYVKFFGQEIAFANIDKAIIDQAIALATGPSAQAFGRDTFKALLSGASFHIAKPLLATEVRRILPTAAGLPMELSLYTAAVAAAAVQVKATTTPPLPENFHLTHLLKTDMQLETEIKPSIAMNTFAVMGINTAILQTALLSRAKFNSIVPAKIAARLNINEGHFKIEALPVSVPEHIAAVHVETFAVARNIEDLAAERITPIIPAKVWEPISREILTSKFASSASASWSKSSEILHQDVVADKPILKPKAAQFEKKYCAKTYAIGLKSCLKIATENAAFMRDIALYKLAGKHTVALSLKPIEGEVIERLEMEVQVGPKAAEKLIKQINLSEEELVAGRPILMKLKKILAPGLRNGTLSSSSSSSSSRSKSSSAFSSSSSRVSSKAIDAVAQARSLRSSSSSSSSSSHSSSHSSSRSSSSSSSSRSSSRSSKSVGRSSRSSSASSLASLFSSSSSSSRSSARISKQVIYRHKFQKNHKRQAFTSQRTSAAVSKSRSSASSFEAIYSKNKFLGNEVAPSFAIIFRAVRADHKVHGFELSAYLDRSTARLQIILAALAPDNNWKFCADGVVLSKHKVTAKIAWGAECKQYDTMITAETGLLGPSPAARFRVAWNELPSAFKRYAKRAYDYIPASTWAGLIKGKDENSVKQLSLTVVATSDKTLDLIWKTPTRTVYKLALHLPIALPLEEVKGLTPFDDLADKAHYLFAKANAAECSFARDTLTTFNNRRYKNEMPLSCYQVLAQDCTEELKFIVLLKKDHIEQNHINVKIADIDIDLHPKNTDVIVKINGREIPINNLPYQHPTAKIQIRPKGEGISIFAPSHGLHEVYFDRNTWKVKVVDWMKGQTCGLCGKADGEVKQEYRTPNGRLTKNAVSYAHSWVLPAESCRDTTECRLKHESVQLQKQINLHGQESSCYSVEPVLRCLPGCFPVKTTSVTVGFHCMSADSALNHPESLSSIYDNSVDLRETAEAHLACSCTAQCA